In Sorghum bicolor cultivar BTx623 chromosome 8, Sorghum_bicolor_NCBIv3, whole genome shotgun sequence, one genomic interval encodes:
- the LOC8066984 gene encoding premnaspirodiene oxygenase, whose amino-acid sequence MDEFLYQSLLLSVVAVTLLQLVKLAFIKRRPRLPPGPWKLPVIGSMHHLINVLPHRALRDLAAVHGPLMMLQLGQTPLVVASSKETERAVLKTHDTNFATRPKLLAGQIVAYEWLDILFAPSGDYWRKLRQLCAAEILSPKRVLSFRHIREDEVMLRVEEIRAAGPSTPVNLSVMFHSITNSVVSRAAFGKKRKNAAEFLAATKAVVGLSSGFNIPDLFPGWTTVLARLTGMTRSLKDIHKTVDTILEEIIQERKAIRDEKISSGAEDVDENLVDVLLGLQEKGGFGFQLNNSIIKAIILDMFAGGTGTSGSAMEWGMSELMRNPEVMKKLQGQIREAFRGKTVVTEGDLQASNLVYMKLVIKEILRLHPPAPLLVPRESIEECELDGYTIPAKSRVIINAWAIGRDPRYWEDADEFKPERFEDGSRDFTGGSYEFLPFGSGRRMCPGFNYGLASMELAFVGLLYHFDWSLPEGVKEVDMGEAPGLGVRRRSPLLLCATPFVPVDAVKHG is encoded by the exons ATGGACGAGTTCTTGTACCAGTCGCTCCTCCTCTCCGTCGTCGCCGTCACGCTGCTGCAGCTGGTGAAGCTGGCCTTCATCAAGCGGAGGCCACGGCTGCCGCCGGGGCCCTGGAAGCTGCCGGTGATTGGCAGCATGCACCACCTCATCAACGTGCTGCCGCACCGCGCGCTACGGGACCTGGCGGCCGTCCACGGCCCGCTCATGATGCTGCAGCTCGGCCAGACGCCGCTCGTCGTCGCCTCGTCCAAGGAGACGGAGCGCGCCGTGCTCAAGACCCACGACACCAACTTCGCCACGCGGCCCAAGCTCCTCGCCGGCCAGATCGTCGCGTACGAGTGGCTCGACATCCTCTTCGCCCCCTCCGGCGACTACTGGCGCAAGCTCCGTCAGCTCTGTGCTGCCGAGATCCTTAGCCCTAAGCGGGTGCTCTCCTTTCGCCACATCCGGGAGGACGAG GTGATGCTGCGGGTCGAGGAGATCCGCGCGGCGGGGCCGTCGACGCCGGTGAACCTGAGCGTGATGTTCCACAGCATCACCAACAGCGTCGTGTCCCGGGCGGCATTCGGGAAGAAGCGGAAGAACGCGGCGGAGTTCCTGGCGGCGACCAAGGCCGTCGTCGGCCTGTCGAGCGGCTTCAACATCCCGGACCTGTTCCCGGGGTGGACCACCGTGCTGGCAAGGCTCACCGGCATGACGCGCAGCCTCAAGGACATCCACAAGACGGTGGACACCATCCTCGAGGAAATTATCCAGGAGCGCAAGGCCATCCGCGATGAGAAGATCAGTAGCGGCGCCGAGGACGTCGACGAGAACCTCGTCGACGTGCTCCTCGGCCTGCAAGAGAAAGGCGGCTTCGGCTTCCAGCTCAACAACAGCATCATCAAGGCCATCATACTG GACATGTTCGCGGGCGGGACGGGGACGTCAGGGTCAGCAATGGAGTGGGGGATGTCGGAGCTAATGCGGAACCCGGAGGTGATGAAGAAGCTGCAGGGGCAGATCAGGGAGGCATTCCGGGGGAAGACGGTGGTGACGGAGGGCGACCTGCAGGCCAGCAACCTTGTGTACATGAAGCTGGTGATCAAGGAAATCCTGCGGCTGCACCCGCCGGCGCCATTGCTAGTGCCCCGGGAGAGCATCGAGGAATGCGAGCTTGACGGGTACACGATCCCAGCAAAGTCACGCGTCATCATCAACGCGTGGGCCATCGGCCGCGACCCTAGGTACTGGGAGGACGCCGACGAGTTCAAGCCGGAGCGGTTCGAGGACGGCTCCCGGGACTTCACCGGCGGCAGCTACGAGTTCTTGCCCTTTGGGTCCGGCCGGAGGATGTGCCCCGGCTTCAACTACGGGCTCGCCAGCATGGAGCTCGCCTTCGTCGGGCTTCTCTACCACTTCGACTGGTCGCTGCCGGAGGGCGTCAAGGAGGTCGACATGGGGGAAGCGCCTGGACTCGGCGTCCGCCGCCGCTCACCGCTGCTGCTCTGCGCCACCCCGTTCGTCCCGGTCGACGCCGTGAAGCATGGCTAG
- the LOC8079831 gene encoding LOW QUALITY PROTEIN: cytochrome P450 71D7 (The sequence of the model RefSeq protein was modified relative to this genomic sequence to represent the inferred CDS: substituted 1 base at 1 genomic stop codon) — protein sequence MDEFLYQSLLLSVVAVTLLQLVKLAFIKRRPRLPPGPWKLPVIGSMHHLINVLPHRALRDLAAVHGPLMMLQLGQTPLVVASSKETARAVLKTHDTNFATRPKLLAGQIVAYEWLDILFAPSGDYWRKLRQLCAAEILSPKRVLSFRHIREDEVMLRVEEIRAAGPSTPVNLSVMFHSITNSVVSRAAFGKKRKNAAEFLAATKAVVGLSSGFNIPDLFPGWTTVLARLTGMTRSLKDIHKTVDTILEEIIQERKAIRDEKISSGAEDVDENLVDVLLGLQEKGGFGFQLNNSIIKAIILVVITYRSINNKNKYKHPHPHTHTCRNFXRSTCAVPMVACMHGSRNKNGMNIFRSNSRSNLFRRDMFAGGTGTSGSAMEWGMSELMRNPEVMKKLQGQIREAFRGKTVVTEGDLQQASNHGLMYMKLVIKETLRLHPPAPLLVPRESIEECELDGYTIPAKSRVIINAWAIGRDPRYWEDADEFKPERFEDGSRDFTGGSYEFLPFGSGRRMCPGFNYGLASMELAFVGLLYHFDWSLPDGVKEVEMGEAPGLGVRRRTPLLLCATPFVPVDAVKHG from the exons ATGGACGAGTTCTTGTACCAGTCGCTCCTCCTCTCCGTCGTCGCCGTCACGCTGCTGCAGCTGGTGAAGCTGGCCTTCATCAAGCGGAGGCCACGGCTGCCGCCGGGGCCCTGGAAGCTGCCGGTGATTGGCAGCATGCACCACCTCATCAACGTGCTGCCGCACCGCGCGCTACGGGACCTGGCGGCCGTCCACGGCCCGCTCATGATGCTGCAGCTCGGCCAGACGCCGCTCGTCGTCGCCTCGTCCAAGGAGACGGCGCGCGCCGTGCTCAAGACCCACGACACCAACTTCGCCACGCGGCCCAAGCTCCTCGCCGGCCAGATCGTCGCGTACGAGTGGCTCGACATCCTCTTCGCCCCCTCCGGCGACTACTGGCGCAAGCTCCGTCAGCTCTGTGCTGCCGAGATCCTTAGCCCTAAGCGGGTGCTCTCCTTTCGCCACATCCGGGAGGACGAG GTGATGCTGCGGGTCGAGGAGATCCGCGCGGCGGGGCCGTCGACGCCGGTGAACCTGAGCGTGATGTTCCACAGCATCACCAACAGCGTCGTGTCCCGGGCGGCATTCGGGAAGAAGCGGAAGAACGCGGCGGAGTTCCTGGCGGCGACCAAGGCCGTCGTCGGCCTGTCGAGCGGCTTCAACATCCCGGACCTGTTCCCGGGGTGGACCACCGTGCTGGCAAGGCTCACCGGCATGACGCGCAGCCTCAAGGACATCCACAAGACGGTGGACACCATCCTCGAGGAAATTATCCAGGAGCGCAAGGCCATCCGCGATGAGAAGATCAGTAGCGGCGCCGAGGACGTCGACGAGAACCTCGTCGACGTGCTCCTTGGCCTGCAGGAGAAAGGCGGCTTCGGCTTCCAGCTTAACAACAGCATCATCAAGGCCATCATACTGGTAGTAATAACATATAGGAGTATAAATAATAAAAACAAATACAAACACCCACACCCGCACACGCACACGTGTCGAAACTTTTAGCGAAGCACGTGCGCTGTACCCAtggtcgcatgcatgcatggtagtAGGAATAAAAACGGTATGAATATTTTTCGATCGAATTCGAGATCGAATTTGTTTAGAAGA GACATGTTCGCGGGCGGGACGGGGACATCAGGGTCAGCCATGGAGTGGGGGATGTCGGAGCTGATGCGGAATCCGGAGGTGATGAAGAAGCTGCAGGGGCAGATCAGGGAGGCATTTCGGGGGAAGACGGTGGTGACGGAGGGCGACCTGCAGCAGGCCAGCAACCATGGCCTTATGTACATGAAGCTGGTGATCAAGGAAACCCTGCGGCTGCACCCGCCGGCACCGCTGCTGGTGCCCCGGGAGAGCATCGAGGAGTGCGAGCTTGACGGGTACACGATCCCAGCAAAGTCACGCGTCATCATCAACGCATGGGCCATCGGCCGCGACCCTAGGTACTGGGAGGACGCCGACGAGTTCAAGCCGGAGCGGTTCGAGGACGGCTCCCGGGACTTCACCGGCGGCAGCTACGAGTTCTTGCCCTttgggtctggtcggaggatGTGCCCTGGCTTCAACTACGGGCTCGCCAGCATGGAGCTCGCCTTCGTCGGGCTGCTCTACCACTTCGATTGGTCGCTGCCCGACGGCGTCAAGGAGGTCGAGATGGGGGAGGCGCCTGGACTCGGTGTCCGCCGCCGCACACCACTGCTGCTCTGCGCCACCCCGTTCGTCCCGGTCGACGCCGTGAAGCATGGCTAG